Proteins co-encoded in one Hymenobacter swuensis DY53 genomic window:
- a CDS encoding carboxypeptidase-like regulatory domain-containing protein: protein MGNITGIVRDTTDAPLEDVNMIIVSGPPHPDIVAITDARGRFGFDNLRPGHYVLKAYGRLESDEIPVQVRASQPPFVEIWLGNPPAAEENYLMDEESYFEDEDTQRAE from the coding sequence ATGGGAAACATAACGGGTATCGTTCGGGATACCACCGACGCGCCCCTGGAGGACGTGAACATGATCATCGTATCCGGCCCGCCGCACCCCGATATCGTCGCCATTACTGATGCCCGGGGCAGGTTCGGCTTTGATAATCTGCGCCCCGGTCACTATGTTCTCAAAGCCTACGGCCGGCTGGAAAGCGACGAAATTCCGGTGCAGGTACGGGCGAGTCAGCCGCCCTTCGTGGAAATCTGGCTGGGTAACCCGCCAGCAGCTGAAGAGAACTACCTGATGGACGAAGAAAGCTATTTCGAGGACGAGGACACGCAACGCGCGGAGTAA
- a CDS encoding trypsin-like serine peptidase, which produces METKFRVTQRNGQYDYDLPPTGYGPMGTPTSQTGNEAGTMEEVINEVAGSNESQEFEGFGTEATGNEPLLTEGHRSMSSPLNRLNTTNNEGSMSDESAEADGAAPESFYESVEGWEENQPTESDPEAEPVVEASLADMEASEGGQEFFGALAALIVPLAKAVLPSLAGAAVKQGTKLVQGIVKPKAKKLSPAVLQMLKQAGVNPAIIKQLEFSEATDSEAGSDEATGMNETDVEALAQQIEALEVVIGVDDRARVNNTTVIPWKRICHLKIMAADGKSYLGTGFFIGPRTILTAGHCVYIHGHGGWPRQIVVTPGRNAESEPFQKFTATAFRSVQGWVTNKSRNYDYGVIQLPRNASVSPSIGSFGFGQFPDQFLLDKRLNTAGYPGDKPAGTMWFNGRKAKSVTARTITYDIDTAGGQSGSPVWFKDAMGSRIVVGIHTNGASSGNSATRITKPVFDNLKKWRLEGGAA; this is translated from the coding sequence ATGGAAACAAAGTTCAGAGTAACCCAGCGCAACGGGCAGTACGATTATGACCTCCCGCCCACCGGCTACGGCCCAATGGGCACTCCCACCAGCCAAACCGGCAACGAGGCCGGCACGATGGAGGAAGTCATTAACGAAGTGGCCGGCTCGAATGAGAGTCAGGAATTCGAGGGCTTCGGTACGGAAGCCACCGGCAACGAGCCACTCCTCACGGAAGGTCACCGCTCAATGAGCAGCCCCCTGAACCGCCTGAACACAACCAACAACGAAGGCAGTATGTCCGATGAATCGGCGGAGGCCGATGGGGCTGCTCCCGAATCGTTTTACGAGAGTGTGGAAGGCTGGGAGGAAAACCAGCCCACGGAGTCCGACCCCGAGGCCGAACCGGTGGTGGAAGCTTCCCTGGCCGATATGGAAGCCTCCGAGGGTGGACAGGAATTCTTTGGGGCCCTCGCCGCCCTGATAGTTCCGCTGGCTAAGGCAGTACTACCGTCTCTGGCCGGAGCCGCCGTTAAGCAGGGCACCAAGCTAGTGCAGGGCATTGTGAAGCCTAAAGCCAAGAAGCTCAGCCCCGCCGTTCTGCAAATGCTCAAGCAGGCCGGCGTCAACCCCGCCATCATCAAGCAGCTGGAGTTCAGCGAAGCCACCGACAGCGAAGCCGGCTCCGACGAAGCCACCGGCATGAATGAAACGGATGTAGAAGCACTGGCTCAGCAGATTGAAGCCCTGGAAGTCGTAATCGGGGTAGATGACCGGGCGCGGGTGAATAACACGACGGTGATACCCTGGAAGCGGATCTGCCACCTCAAAATCATGGCCGCTGATGGCAAATCCTATCTTGGTACGGGCTTCTTTATCGGGCCGCGCACTATTCTCACGGCGGGTCACTGCGTGTACATTCACGGCCACGGCGGCTGGCCCCGCCAGATTGTGGTAACACCCGGCCGCAACGCTGAGTCGGAGCCCTTCCAGAAGTTTACGGCCACGGCCTTCCGCTCGGTGCAGGGCTGGGTAACGAACAAATCCCGGAACTACGATTACGGCGTCATTCAGCTGCCCAGAAATGCCAGTGTTTCACCCAGTATCGGCTCCTTCGGCTTCGGGCAGTTCCCGGATCAGTTCCTGCTTGATAAACGCCTGAACACGGCCGGTTACCCCGGCGACAAGCCGGCCGGCACCATGTGGTTCAACGGCCGCAAAGCCAAAAGCGTCACTGCCCGCACCATCACTTACGATATTGATACGGCCGGCGGCCAGAGCGGCTCGCCCGTGTGGTTCAAGGACGCAATGGGCAGCCGCATTGTGGTGGGCATCCATACCAACGGGGCATCGTCGGGCAACTCCGCCACGCGCATCACCAAACCCGTCTTCGATAACCTGAAGAAGTGGCGGCTGGAAGGTGGGGCCGCCTGA
- a CDS encoding bifunctional transcriptional activator/DNA repair enzyme AdaA codes for MTASARALLLPFPEPTTAECYQALVAKDASYEGRFIAAVKTTGIFCRPTCSARKPKPENVEFFATTKEALLHGYRPCKVCRPLIARDATPDFIRQLLQELMHQPATKITDYQLRQKGLEPVTVRRWFLRQHGITFHSFQRLNRLNLAFQKLQQGESVTAAAFDSGYESLSGFQESFKTVFGVAPTRSRAQQVINLTRLETPLGTMLACATETGLCLLEFTDRRGLETELKDLARRLNATIVQSDNPLFTLLRTQLAEYFAGHRREFSIPLVTPGTAFQQLVWQELRRIPYAATRSYGQQAAALGRPAAVRAVASANGMNRVAILIPCHRVLGADGQLTGYAGGLWRKKALLELESGTSPEVGPIA; via the coding sequence ATGACTGCCTCTGCCCGCGCGCTTCTGCTGCCCTTCCCCGAACCCACCACTGCCGAGTGCTACCAGGCGCTGGTAGCCAAAGATGCCTCCTACGAAGGCCGGTTTATTGCGGCGGTGAAAACCACCGGCATCTTCTGCCGCCCCACCTGTTCGGCGCGTAAGCCCAAGCCCGAAAACGTGGAGTTTTTCGCCACTACCAAAGAGGCGCTGCTTCATGGCTACCGGCCCTGTAAAGTGTGCCGGCCGCTTATTGCCCGGGATGCCACGCCCGACTTCATCCGGCAGTTGCTGCAGGAGCTCATGCACCAGCCCGCCACCAAAATCACCGATTACCAACTGCGCCAGAAAGGGCTGGAGCCGGTTACCGTGCGGCGGTGGTTTCTGCGCCAGCACGGCATTACGTTTCATTCCTTCCAGCGGCTCAACCGCCTTAACTTGGCTTTCCAGAAGCTGCAGCAGGGCGAATCAGTAACAGCGGCGGCGTTTGACAGCGGCTACGAGTCGTTGAGCGGGTTCCAGGAGTCGTTTAAAACCGTTTTCGGCGTGGCGCCCACCCGCAGCCGGGCGCAGCAGGTCATCAACCTCACCCGCCTCGAAACGCCGCTGGGCACCATGCTGGCCTGCGCCACCGAAACGGGCCTCTGCCTGCTCGAATTCACTGACCGGCGCGGCCTGGAAACCGAGCTGAAGGATCTGGCGCGCCGGCTCAACGCAACCATCGTGCAGAGCGACAACCCGCTATTTACCCTGCTCCGCACCCAACTGGCGGAGTATTTTGCCGGCCACCGACGGGAGTTTTCGATACCGCTGGTTACGCCGGGCACGGCGTTTCAGCAGCTGGTGTGGCAGGAGCTGCGCCGGATTCCGTACGCTGCCACCCGCTCCTATGGGCAGCAGGCCGCGGCCCTGGGCCGGCCGGCAGCCGTACGGGCCGTGGCCTCGGCCAATGGCATGAACCGCGTTGCCATTCTTATTCCCTGCCACCGGGTGCTGGGGGCCGATGGGCAGCTGACTGGCTATGCCGGCGGACTCTGGCGCAAGAAGGCCCTGCTGGAGCTGGAAAGCGGCACTTCGCCGGAAGTCGGGCCCATTGCCTGA
- a CDS encoding rhomboid family protein — protein MDDLGIVGLGLVFVMVLVSYRGMQDPAYFVRYAFEVGAIRHRRQYLRLLSSGFLHVGWWHLGFNVLTLWCFGGALETVVGMQNFLLLYFVSLVGGNLFSLWLHRHEPRYTAVGASGAISGLIFASIALFPGIEVGMLGIYLPGWLYGFLYVLLSAYGITVRRDTIGHDAHLGGGLVGLVTAVGVVPDILRLNYLTILAIVLPAAASLYLLIRRPTGRLLGNLFASGPHYQTVDDRYHARKREDAAVLDELLEKISHKGLEGLNRREKQQLEELSR, from the coding sequence ATGGATGACTTGGGCATTGTGGGCCTGGGGTTGGTATTCGTGATGGTGTTGGTTTCGTATCGGGGCATGCAGGACCCTGCCTATTTCGTTCGGTACGCGTTTGAAGTGGGCGCTATCCGCCACCGGCGGCAGTACCTGCGGCTACTGTCATCAGGGTTCCTGCACGTTGGCTGGTGGCATCTGGGGTTCAACGTACTTACGCTCTGGTGCTTTGGCGGGGCACTGGAGACAGTGGTGGGAATGCAGAATTTCCTGCTGCTCTATTTTGTGAGCCTGGTAGGCGGCAACCTGTTTTCCTTGTGGCTGCACCGGCACGAGCCCCGTTACACCGCCGTAGGTGCCTCAGGAGCTATTAGCGGCCTTATTTTCGCCAGTATCGCACTGTTTCCGGGCATTGAGGTAGGCATGCTGGGCATTTACCTGCCGGGTTGGCTTTACGGCTTTTTGTACGTGTTGCTCTCGGCTTATGGTATTACGGTACGCCGCGACACTATTGGTCATGATGCGCATCTGGGCGGCGGTCTGGTCGGCCTCGTTACAGCCGTGGGGGTAGTGCCGGATATTCTGCGGCTGAATTACCTGACTATTTTGGCTATTGTGCTGCCCGCAGCGGCATCTTTGTACCTGCTGATACGCCGCCCCACCGGCCGCCTGCTGGGGAATCTGTTTGCCTCCGGCCCGCATTATCAAACCGTTGATGACCGGTACCACGCCCGCAAGCGCGAGGACGCTGCAGTACTGGATGAGTTACTGGAAAAAATCAGCCATAAAGGCCTGGAAGGCCTTAACAGGCGTGAGAAGCAACAACTGGAAGAGCTTTCCCGGTAG
- a CDS encoding alpha/beta hydrolase — protein sequence MLPLTLPAHCRLLPLLALVLFTRPAWAQHPTLSRDTSFTVYSAYSKAKKQYPDISVARPPMPAAVRARTDIVYCSPNGHSLKLDVFYPKPKRRQQLPAVLLVHGGGWRSGDRSQHVPLAQQLAARGFVAVTAEYRLSPEAPYPAAVQDLKAALRWMRANARSYALDTARIAVWGFSAGGQLAALVGTTNQDPLYEAGTCFRSRSSSVQAIIDVDGILAFIHPESGEGDDSRSLSAATQWLGSSKQARPELWQQASALSHLGPATPPILFINSGVDRMHAGRDDARRQLAALGIYSEAQRFPDAPHPFPLFNPWFTPTLEYTVAFLRRVFGQP from the coding sequence ATGCTACCACTCACTCTCCCGGCTCACTGCCGCCTGCTGCCGCTGCTGGCCTTGGTCCTCTTCACGCGCCCGGCCTGGGCCCAGCACCCCACCCTTTCCCGCGACACGTCATTTACAGTATACAGTGCCTACAGCAAAGCGAAGAAGCAGTACCCTGATATTAGCGTGGCCCGGCCGCCGATGCCGGCCGCTGTACGGGCCCGGACGGATATTGTGTATTGCTCCCCAAACGGCCACTCACTGAAGCTGGATGTGTTCTACCCCAAACCCAAACGCCGCCAGCAGCTACCGGCGGTGCTTCTTGTGCATGGCGGCGGCTGGCGCTCCGGCGACCGAAGTCAGCATGTGCCCCTGGCGCAGCAGCTGGCGGCCCGGGGCTTCGTGGCCGTTACGGCCGAGTACCGACTGAGCCCTGAGGCCCCCTACCCGGCCGCCGTACAGGACCTGAAAGCCGCCCTTCGCTGGATGCGGGCCAATGCCCGAAGCTACGCCCTGGATACCGCACGCATTGCTGTGTGGGGGTTTTCGGCAGGCGGCCAGTTGGCGGCTCTGGTGGGCACCACTAACCAGGACCCACTGTATGAGGCGGGCACCTGTTTCCGCAGCCGCTCCAGCAGTGTGCAGGCCATTATAGATGTCGATGGTATTCTGGCCTTTATCCATCCTGAATCGGGGGAGGGCGACGACAGCCGGAGCCTTTCCGCCGCCACGCAATGGCTCGGCAGCAGCAAGCAGGCCCGGCCGGAGCTGTGGCAGCAGGCATCGGCCCTGAGCCACCTTGGACCGGCTACGCCGCCCATCCTGTTCATTAACAGCGGTGTAGACCGTATGCACGCCGGCCGCGACGACGCGCGCCGCCAGTTGGCGGCCCTGGGTATTTACTCAGAAGCACAGCGTTTCCCGGATGCTCCTCACCCATTTCCGCTCTTCAACCCCTGGTTTACCCCTACCCTGGAGTACACTGTGGCCTTTCTGCGGCGGGTATTCGGGCAGCCATAG
- a CDS encoding PAS domain-containing protein, whose amino-acid sequence MTDYAALLPVFNALPGANLLLTPQLLIEAASNDYLAATLTQREQLVGFSIFEAFPDHPASYQALSAVQELQASLQQVLATGQPHTMLPQRYDVPNPHAPSLSVERYWQPRNLPIPDEQGQIRHILHTVTDVTEQVQERGNFYQIFEHTPAAICIQRGPEHRYEYVNCAYEAFFPGRQLLGRTVAEALPETVEAGIVALLDRVYQTGETYFGHELPLMVAQPDGHPPRQMYFTFTYQTYRENGAIVGISTFAYDVAEQVLLRQSAEQERATALAAVRRQAEEREMFYQVFEQTPALVQLLRQPGHRIAYVNPAYQALFPGHQLVGRDLAEALPELATQGFVTLLNNVYQTGETYVGAEVPLTLAATATYPAGTHYFNFTYQAYREHGQIAGVSVFAYNVTEQVLARRQREAERLRLHKVFAQAPVAICVFEGPDYVLDVVNQPMSQMLGRPLPQLLGQPFFEAMPELADQGLRLLLDEVRRTGVPFVAREQEIRLARHQPHEAGLFDFVYQPLRDEYNKVSAVICVATEVTTQAAARRVVEQREESFRLMADNAPAMLWVTDADGYCTYLNQPWYAFTGQTEAEALGMGWVSAVHPEDAPAAGRAFMEANAHRIPFHCLYRLRRHDGQYRWAIDSGQPRFTQDGEFAGIVGTVIDVHEQKLAELALQRLTLKLRSSRDQAQALNTELQATNGQLMRTNVDLDNFIYTASHDLKAPITNIEGLLYMLRDELPLGGQATEAAHLMGMMQDSVERFKRTIEHLTDVSRLQQEHDQPVTEVVLREVIEDVQLDLTPLRQQVGGQVELDIESCSTIIFSPKNLRSVVYNLLSNAFKYHHPDRAPQVRISCRTEGSYQILEVQDNGLGIEPGREDQLFAMFQRLHTHVEGSGIGLYMVKRMVENVGGKITVQSQPGEGSVFAVYFKR is encoded by the coding sequence ATGACCGATTACGCTGCTTTGCTACCCGTGTTCAACGCGCTGCCCGGGGCCAACCTGCTTCTCACTCCGCAACTGCTGATTGAAGCGGCCAGCAACGACTACCTGGCGGCCACGCTCACCCAACGCGAGCAGCTGGTGGGCTTCTCCATATTCGAGGCTTTTCCTGACCACCCGGCTTCTTATCAGGCCCTTTCTGCCGTCCAGGAGTTGCAGGCTTCGCTGCAGCAGGTTCTCGCTACTGGGCAGCCGCATACCATGCTCCCGCAGCGGTATGACGTACCCAACCCCCATGCGCCGAGCCTGTCTGTGGAGCGTTACTGGCAGCCGCGCAACCTGCCCATACCCGATGAGCAGGGCCAGATACGCCACATTCTGCACACAGTAACCGACGTTACTGAACAGGTGCAGGAACGCGGAAATTTCTACCAAATATTTGAGCATACCCCGGCTGCCATCTGTATTCAGCGTGGCCCTGAGCACCGCTACGAATACGTGAACTGTGCTTATGAAGCATTTTTCCCGGGCCGCCAGCTGCTGGGACGTACCGTGGCTGAAGCGCTACCCGAAACGGTGGAGGCGGGCATCGTGGCCCTGTTGGACCGCGTGTACCAGACCGGCGAAACCTACTTCGGTCACGAACTGCCGCTGATGGTGGCGCAGCCTGATGGCCACCCGCCCCGGCAGATGTACTTCACCTTCACGTACCAGACCTACCGCGAAAACGGAGCAATTGTGGGCATCTCCACCTTTGCTTACGACGTGGCTGAGCAGGTATTGCTGCGCCAGAGTGCCGAGCAGGAACGCGCAACCGCTCTGGCCGCCGTCAGACGCCAGGCAGAGGAGCGCGAAATGTTTTATCAGGTGTTTGAGCAGACCCCGGCCTTGGTGCAGCTGCTCCGCCAGCCCGGTCACCGCATAGCCTATGTGAATCCGGCGTATCAGGCCCTGTTTCCCGGTCATCAATTGGTGGGCCGGGACCTAGCCGAGGCGCTGCCCGAGCTGGCAACGCAGGGCTTCGTGACGTTGCTAAACAATGTGTACCAAACGGGCGAAACATACGTGGGGGCAGAAGTTCCGCTGACCCTGGCCGCCACCGCCACTTACCCGGCCGGTACGCATTATTTTAACTTCACCTATCAGGCCTACCGCGAGCATGGTCAGATAGCCGGCGTGTCCGTCTTCGCCTACAACGTAACGGAGCAGGTGCTGGCCCGGCGCCAGCGCGAAGCGGAGCGCCTGCGCCTGCACAAGGTATTTGCGCAGGCCCCGGTGGCCATCTGCGTATTTGAAGGCCCCGACTACGTGCTGGACGTAGTGAACCAGCCCATGAGCCAGATGCTGGGTCGCCCGCTGCCGCAGCTGCTGGGTCAGCCGTTTTTTGAGGCCATGCCCGAACTGGCCGACCAGGGCCTGCGCCTCCTGCTGGATGAGGTGCGGCGAACGGGCGTGCCGTTTGTAGCCCGGGAGCAGGAAATCCGGCTGGCCCGCCACCAGCCCCACGAAGCCGGCCTGTTCGATTTCGTGTACCAGCCCCTGCGTGACGAATACAACAAGGTGTCGGCCGTTATCTGCGTGGCCACTGAGGTAACCACGCAGGCAGCAGCCCGGCGCGTGGTAGAACAGCGGGAAGAATCGTTCCGGCTGATGGCCGATAACGCCCCCGCCATGCTCTGGGTAACCGACGCTGACGGTTACTGCACCTACCTTAACCAGCCCTGGTACGCCTTCACGGGCCAGACGGAGGCGGAAGCCCTGGGTATGGGTTGGGTAAGCGCGGTACACCCCGAAGATGCTCCGGCGGCTGGCCGGGCCTTTATGGAGGCGAATGCCCACCGCATCCCGTTTCACTGCCTGTACCGCCTGCGGCGGCATGATGGGCAGTATCGTTGGGCCATCGACAGCGGACAGCCACGCTTCACCCAGGACGGGGAGTTTGCTGGCATTGTAGGGACGGTTATTGATGTGCACGAACAGAAGCTGGCCGAACTGGCGCTACAACGCCTCACCCTGAAACTACGCAGTTCCCGCGACCAGGCGCAGGCGCTCAACACGGAGCTACAAGCTACCAATGGCCAGCTGATGCGCACCAACGTCGACCTGGACAATTTCATTTATACGGCTTCCCACGACCTGAAGGCCCCTATCACGAATATTGAGGGCCTCCTGTATATGCTCCGCGACGAGCTACCCTTGGGTGGGCAGGCCACTGAGGCCGCGCACCTGATGGGGATGATGCAGGACTCGGTGGAACGATTCAAGCGCACCATTGAGCACCTCACCGATGTTTCGCGGCTGCAGCAGGAACACGACCAGCCCGTGACGGAAGTAGTACTGCGGGAAGTAATTGAAGACGTGCAACTTGACCTGACTCCGTTGCGGCAGCAGGTGGGCGGCCAGGTAGAACTGGACATTGAGAGTTGTTCTACCATTATATTCTCGCCGAAAAACCTGCGTTCCGTGGTATACAATCTGCTCAGTAACGCGTTCAAATACCACCACCCCGACCGCGCGCCGCAGGTACGCATCAGTTGCCGGACAGAAGGCAGTTACCAGATTCTGGAAGTACAGGATAATGGTCTGGGAATTGAGCCGGGCCGGGAAGACCAGCTCTTTGCCATGTTCCAGCGGCTGCATACCCACGTAGAGGGCTCCGGTATCGGGCTGTACATGGTTAAGCGGATGGTAGAAAACGTGGGCGGCAAAATCACGGTACAAAGTCAGCCTGGCGAAGGCTCCGTCTTCGCGGTCTACTTCAAACGGTAG
- a CDS encoding DoxX family protein, which translates to MLRLLRPLFEPLVLPHWWQDALLLLPRLVCGYLLTAEFGSAKFGLPWSPPDNNLGLFEVAFWFPTDVAAYGGIFTLFPAFFAWMGAASEAVGGLLLLLGLGTRVSAFLIICTMLVAIFMQQLQQGMWNMLPAAGFLWAALPALVLGSGRFGLDYLLSKTRSHENA; encoded by the coding sequence ATGCTTCGTTTGCTACGCCCGCTTTTTGAACCCCTCGTGCTGCCGCATTGGTGGCAGGATGCCCTGCTGCTGCTGCCCCGGCTGGTGTGCGGCTACCTGCTTACGGCCGAGTTCGGGTCCGCGAAGTTCGGATTGCCCTGGTCGCCGCCCGATAATAATCTAGGGCTTTTTGAAGTAGCCTTTTGGTTTCCCACGGATGTGGCCGCTTACGGGGGCATCTTCACGCTGTTTCCGGCTTTCTTCGCCTGGATGGGTGCCGCCAGTGAAGCCGTGGGCGGCTTGCTGCTGCTGTTGGGCCTGGGTACCCGGGTGTCGGCCTTCCTGATTATCTGCACGATGCTGGTGGCTATTTTCATGCAGCAGCTCCAGCAGGGCATGTGGAATATGCTGCCCGCCGCCGGCTTCCTGTGGGCCGCGCTGCCCGCGCTGGTGCTGGGCTCCGGCCGTTTCGGCCTCGATTATCTGCTTAGCAAAACCCGCAGCCATGAAAACGCCTAG
- a CDS encoding peptidoglycan D,D-transpeptidase FtsI family protein — MRTALFWWQTGLLALLAACSSPDQQTDVPTQNPTTGEVYTRRRVVVADSLIRGRLLDRYDSVLVDTRPQFLLKLPRRPPLDTLALGLLLGWDSTTVRRRIAEALPYPGARPRHPVQLRLTAAEAKRVRRDSAAWPNLLLTQRHQRVYTTHAGAPVLGYKASEAQTFFHQARRYRRGRFYRLRNGGIEAYYNGLLTGRHSYLHPLVDAKGNTHGTWAKDTTFRQGQDLHLTLDVKLQSYAEKLLGNRRGYLVALDPRTGEILAYVSAPVYDPATLSAPDQAGVRAELLEHEEMPLLNRPAMLANPPGSVFKLVNAAVALQLGAITPATGFRCNQALVSCVHHHRPANSLTLGLKYSCNPYFYQVMQNLITRVPDSLVQDTVAARHANLALWRRYVRSFGLDSVLGVDLPREAPGFLPTPAYYDKARRTRNWTYRSIYSLSIGQGEINLTGLQMANMAAIIANRGWYYAPHLVRGIGSGGPLSRFREKHYTLIDSANFAALVPGMVAVMQRGGTADASSLADIGITVAGKTGTVENDEGDDHAAFVGFAPADNPKIAVAVYLENAGFGATAAAPCAVMVMEKYLRGSIAPKRKRWERRIMSRARQE, encoded by the coding sequence ATGCGCACTGCTCTCTTCTGGTGGCAAACCGGCCTGCTGGCACTGCTGGCCGCCTGCTCCTCTCCCGATCAGCAAACGGACGTACCCACCCAGAACCCCACCACCGGCGAAGTGTATACCCGGCGACGCGTTGTGGTGGCCGACTCGCTTATTCGGGGCCGCCTCCTCGACCGGTACGACTCGGTGCTGGTGGATACCCGCCCGCAATTTCTGCTGAAGCTGCCGCGCCGCCCTCCGCTCGACACCCTGGCCCTGGGCCTGCTGCTGGGCTGGGATTCTACTACCGTCCGGCGGCGTATTGCCGAGGCCCTGCCTTACCCGGGTGCCCGGCCCCGCCATCCGGTTCAGCTCCGGCTCACGGCCGCCGAAGCCAAGCGGGTACGCCGCGACAGTGCTGCCTGGCCCAACCTACTGCTCACGCAGCGGCATCAGCGCGTGTACACTACCCACGCAGGAGCCCCGGTGTTGGGCTATAAGGCCAGCGAAGCCCAGACTTTCTTCCACCAAGCCAGACGCTACCGGCGCGGGCGTTTCTACCGGCTGCGTAACGGTGGCATTGAGGCGTATTACAATGGCCTGCTCACCGGCCGCCACAGTTACCTCCACCCGTTAGTAGATGCCAAAGGCAACACCCATGGCACCTGGGCCAAAGACACCACCTTCCGCCAGGGGCAGGATCTGCACCTCACCCTTGATGTGAAGCTGCAGTCGTACGCCGAAAAGCTGCTGGGCAACCGCCGGGGCTACCTGGTCGCCCTTGACCCACGTACTGGCGAAATTCTGGCCTACGTATCGGCCCCGGTGTATGATCCGGCCACCCTTAGCGCGCCCGATCAGGCCGGGGTTCGGGCTGAGCTGCTGGAGCACGAGGAGATGCCTTTGCTAAACCGTCCCGCCATGCTGGCCAACCCACCCGGCTCAGTGTTCAAGTTGGTAAATGCCGCCGTGGCACTGCAGTTGGGAGCCATTACTCCCGCCACCGGCTTCCGCTGTAACCAGGCGCTGGTGAGCTGCGTGCACCACCACCGGCCCGCCAACAGCCTCACGCTGGGCCTGAAATACAGCTGTAACCCCTATTTCTACCAGGTGATGCAGAACCTCATCACCCGCGTACCCGATAGTTTGGTACAGGATACGGTGGCTGCCCGCCACGCCAACCTGGCCCTCTGGCGGCGCTACGTGCGGTCTTTCGGGCTGGACTCGGTGCTGGGCGTGGATCTGCCCCGTGAGGCACCCGGCTTCCTGCCCACCCCGGCCTATTACGACAAGGCCCGCCGCACCCGCAACTGGACGTACCGTTCCATCTATTCGCTCAGCATCGGGCAGGGTGAAATCAACCTGACGGGACTGCAGATGGCCAATATGGCGGCCATCATTGCCAACCGGGGCTGGTACTACGCTCCCCATCTGGTACGCGGCATTGGCAGCGGCGGGCCGTTGTCGCGCTTCCGTGAAAAGCATTATACCCTTATCGACAGCGCTAATTTTGCCGCGCTGGTGCCCGGTATGGTAGCCGTAATGCAGCGCGGCGGCACTGCCGATGCCTCCAGCCTCGCCGATATAGGCATTACCGTAGCCGGCAAAACCGGTACCGTGGAAAACGACGAAGGCGACGACCACGCCGCCTTCGTCGGCTTTGCTCCGGCCGATAATCCCAAAATTGCCGTGGCCGTATACCTCGAAAACGCGGGTTTCGGGGCCACGGCCGCCGCACCCTGCGCCGTAATGGTGATGGAGAAGTATTTGCGCGGCAGCATCGCCCCCAAACGCAAGCGGTGGGAGCGGCGCATCATGAGCCGGGCGAGGCAGGAGTAG
- a CDS encoding ABC transporter ATP-binding protein has translation MASTTIRYYPVLTIHNFHKAYNGHTILRLDNFTIDSGIHWIRGHNGSGKSTFLKALAGILSFEGDVTAHPNISIKKNPTAYRSAVNFAEAEPVFPDFLTGTELIQLFKSAKNAPARQEEQYVESMGMTAYLPDRISTYSSGMLKKLSLVLAFLGRPACILLDEPLTTLDADSLPILYAWIADQHRLAGTTFLLSSHQAFEGELLPDVREILVAQATLQHIG, from the coding sequence TTGGCGTCCACAACTATTCGTTATTACCCCGTGCTCACCATTCACAACTTCCATAAAGCCTACAACGGCCACACAATTCTTCGGCTGGATAATTTCACTATCGACTCCGGGATTCACTGGATTCGCGGCCACAACGGCTCCGGCAAAAGCACGTTCCTGAAAGCCCTGGCCGGCATACTTTCCTTTGAGGGAGACGTGACGGCACACCCCAATATATCTATCAAGAAGAACCCCACCGCCTACCGCAGCGCGGTGAACTTTGCCGAGGCTGAACCCGTGTTTCCCGATTTCCTGACGGGTACGGAGCTGATTCAGCTGTTCAAATCGGCCAAGAATGCGCCGGCCCGGCAGGAGGAGCAGTACGTGGAAAGCATGGGCATGACGGCCTACCTCCCGGACCGCATCAGCACCTATTCCAGCGGGATGCTCAAGAAACTGTCGTTGGTGCTGGCCTTTTTGGGGCGGCCGGCCTGCATCTTGCTCGATGAGCCCCTGACCACCCTGGATGCGGATTCGCTGCCGATTCTATATGCCTGGATTGCCGACCAGCACCGGCTGGCTGGCACGACCTTCCTGTTGTCCTCGCACCAGGCATTTGAGGGGGAACTTCTGCCCGACGTGCGGGAAATTCTAGTGGCCCAGGCTACGCTGCAACATATCGGATGA